AGTAGTGTGCTAGTCTCAAGTCGCATTCTTTCTGTAAACTGTGGTGTTGTCTTCTCGACCTTGCTTGATTTGATGTTGTGTACTCGCATATTATCTAACATCATAGATGGTCCCATATTTGTTTTGGCTTTCATTCGGTTGCATTCTATTAGTCTGCTTGACTTTGCTTTCTTGTGTATTGCGAGGATGATAGTATGCATCTCTTTTAGACAAGTCTTGGAACCTGGATGTTCTTTATTGCTTctttttttgatgattgtttgaGCTGACTTAGGCCATGACTGTTCTCAGTTAGATGAGATGATACGGACCACATATATAGAATTTTACGCTTATGCAGCGTTTCCATATACATGGCTCAGGGTTTAATGATATAAACACTTTTGAATTTGTCAAGTTCCTCAATTCCGCATATTTGAATAGAGGTATTGTTTCTCTCACAAGTGCAAAGATTGTTTTGGGGCTCGAACTTGAATGAAAGGTGCAAAGTTTTAGTGATCCAAGTGGAAGAAGAGAGGGTTTACGTTGGTTTCACAAAGTggttgagtaaaaaaaaaaaaaatcaatgtttaTATGTTAGCGGAGTCGCTTTCTGTCTGTCTTAGTGTTCACTAATCTCTGAAGTCCTAATCGTGGCTACCATTCTTAGCTTTTATGATTGGCCTACGAGTCAGTTTCTACTGTTTAACTTGTTTTACCTTTTCTTAGTGGTTCTCTCATCTCTTCGTTTTCTTCCAACTTGAGCCCTTTGTTCCTTTGTCAAACGACATGTTGCAGCGAATTTAAACTTGCATCAGATTTAAGATAAACTTTACTTTTGTTCTTACTCTTGAAACAATTTTCCATTTGTCTTTCAATTTCAGGACTTCGATTCTGCCTATGGCCCTGCATGGCATTGCATTGTTGGGACAAGCTTTGGCTCATACGTGACTCATTCCGTTGGAGGATTCTTATATTTCCAGATCGACAAGGTTTATGTTCTTCTATTCAAGACTGCTGTGGAACCCCTAGATCACCAATGAGAAAGCTGATccatcaaaacaaaaagaagagcaGCTTCTGTTTTTCAATTTCTGCCCTGTATTATTATTTCTAGTTCGATGTGTCAAGAATAGGTTTGTCTCATTCATGTTCTGTAATTACAAGTGGACTTAACGTTCTTGAGAAACTTCTATTTTTGGTGCTTTGTGCATGGTTTTTGAGTAGGATAAGTGCAAGAACTTATCCACCAATTAAAAACTAAGAAGAGAAAGTTTATTAGGGTCATAAACTCATAATCACCTGTTTTTTGgtggacatatatatataatctcaaACAGCAGTATAACATTCAAGTCGTAGGCAATATCAAAAGCTTcaaatgatgttttatatacattaTCCCTTCTATTAATACAAATTGATGATTCCCTCCAACTTCTCTCTTCACATCACACAACATTTAGCAGGTCCTTTTGGATCTGGCCTAGCTTCCTCAGTACCTGGAGAAACAAGAGATTGATTAGAAGCCTGAAGGTCCTAAGACTTAATCATAAACAAACACACTAGATCCAACCAAAACTAGGTTACGGAAATTACCTTCCGGGGGTTGAGCTAACTTGCGGTTATGGGAAGTCATCATTTCTTTTTTCAGCTTAATCAGAATGTCCTCCATTGTGTATTCTCTCCGCCAGTTTGCGAGCATAGGAAGGAGAGTCGGTTCAACCTGAATCACACATTTTAGAAATACATATAACACCAAGAATATCAGAGTAATGAAGTGAGGGAGCTTACCACTCCAGTTTCAGGGTTGACACAGGCCATGTTTATCCGGGTCTGGAACCTCACAGTAGGTGGACTTTCAGGGTATTCCTTACCACAGAAGAGCTTCAGCTGGAAGATTTTCCCTTCATATACAGTCTGATATCCATTCATCACCAAACAAACACCATCAATCATCTCAAAAGCCAAAACCCAAAAGCAGAAAGCAAGCAATTTTCTTTCTTGTGCTAAAACTTATGGACCATTTGTAGTAAAGCAACATAGCCAAAAAGCCCCACAAGCAACTACTTACGTTAGGGCACAGAGATACTACCCAAAACATAGTGAcaaaaggttaaaaaaaaaaaaaaaaaaagactctaAAGCACCCAAATTGGGATCAACatcatcaaaacccaaaagcaGAAACCAAACAATGTCTTTCTTTTACTTTTGAAAACGCTAATCAAAAGTGGTCATGAAAATGTAGCTAAAGAGCATTTGGAGTAAAACCATCTCAGATGATGTAACCAAAACTTACCGATCATTTCGAGTAAAAAGCTAATTACTTTAGGTCACAGAGATATTACCCAAAACATAGATACAAAAAATAGAAGAAGACTCTTAACCACCCAAATTGGTATCCTGCCTAGCAATTCTCACCCAAAAAAATTGCATCTTTAATCAACCAAACGCAGACGCAGAGAAAAAAGCCTTCAACTTTGAATCTTAAACAATCAAACACAGAGAATGTAAACAAAGACGAGAGGGAGAAGATGCAATAATACATTGTGAGGGCCGAGGATGGTGCCAGTCCAAGACTGCATATAGATATCATCAGCATCATCCATCCCATAGCTTACGGTACCATCTCCGATACCTTTCTCACCTCTCTCAAGCTCCTCCAACAATCTAAAGTTCCTTGGCactacacaaaataaaaaagattcaTCGATCAAATTCTTAGATCGGAGAAGGTGGATCCGATCGCATTTTGTTTAACGAGAAGCTACGTAGATCGTGTGAATACACAAACCCTAGATCTGAAAATCAATCAATTGAATCGAAGGGGGCTTACCGACGACTTTAGCTTCCTCGGAACTCATGGCCCGGATCGTGGACGAGTGAGTCTCAGGTGAAatgataagagagagagagagagagagagagcaacgATAGCTAAAGAGATATCAGAAGGAGAGAGAAGATGGATAgatagaggagagagagactGTTCACCATAAGGATGTGTCAGAGGAGAAAAAAGATTGCAAGACAAATGATGCAGATGCTCTTTTTTCTCATTTCAATGATTTATGTGGGAATATccaatatttaactaattttctGTTAGcttatttttgataaattttttaaaaaatgattccAAAAAGCAGATCAGTTTACAATTGTACACAATATTTTCACGGTTCCTAAATATcatattacaaattttatttttttgactaaGAAATATTCTATtacaattatttaatttttgttggtTGAAATTCTTTCATGTACTCCATTATTTACCTAATATTTATATGACAAATTATTAATGTAATGTCTAATTGCAATTGTTAATACAGCCTGGTATATTAACCTTTACTATAGACATTAACTTTTTTCTTTTGCCACTCATTGGTTACATCTTCACTTTAATTAAAGCCTGAGGAGACATTTAACTAGGAAATAAACAAAAGATTCTAACCAAAATACATATCATGGACAAAAACAACtgataatcaaaaaaaaaaaactagctaAAAGCAGGAGAAAATGAGTTttgttatgaatcatgaagtgAATCGTCCATAACCTAGACCATACAAGTTTAAGACTAGAGTCTACTGGGGGTTTACATCTAGCCACATGAAAGACTCATTCAACCttagtctttatgagtttgaccatgtcattatgtagagtatctttgtaatcaattttccatttgactccaccttgtatgaaccactatatatagtggtgtaagcaataaaaaatagacaacacattctcacaaatcttctctcaaatcttaacacgttatcagcacgaaactctctCCACCTGAGCAGTCTCATCCGCCGGCGATCATCTCTTTTCCGGCCATCTCTTCCGGCCCTCAGCCTTGCTCCGCCGGCCAAGTCTATCCCTCTCACGGttttccggccagctcctccaccTCTCTCTCAACCAGCTCATCCGCGGATCAActctctctcacggtggtcCATTCAGATCAATTTGGTGCTTTCTAAAAGGTAAACTAATCTATCCATAAAATCTAAGAACACCACATATCTGAATCCTGATTATTAGATCTATTTGAatcataaaacttataaaaatctatagatctaaaattatcacaaatattaatcttgaatctaagatctatatgaatcttgattctaaaattatttgaatctctaaagatataagaatttctaaaaacttataaaacttattaataatctaagatctatatgaatcttgtttctaagaactatttgaaattataaaagatattagagAAAATCATAAACCTCTTTTAGCTAGCAAGCCTTAAAATCGGTTCCCCTTTCTCCTATTTTGATCCGGCCTTAAATTCGGATTGACTAAAGGATTGAAACTCATAATCTTTGTTTGGCCGTATTACCGGCTGTATAGCCGGATGAATAAGCTGGCCATCAAAATCTTAATCCCATTTGATGTGCTTACCGATCCAAATCGGCCCTTATCCAcatcaaaatctcaaatccccttgtttgttttataaccAGATATGTATCTTGATGGCCATTATACATATCAATTCCCTAAATTCTTTTTGCTTGATTTTTATCAATCCCCTAAACTCTAAGTAATAATCGGCTGAACCCCTAAATCCAAATCCggccatgatttttttttccggcCATGACCTTTTCCGGCCACAATCTTTTCAGCCATAATCTTTCAGTCAAACCCAAAGATATCAAAacttaaatcctaatcaatgcatatctttgaccattgatgttttatattgtaactgatcaaaatttaaaacttttatgattgtttcAAATGTATATCTTTGACTAGGtagtatttatcaaaatattataacatatagtCTTGATTTAAATAGTTATGACATAGgctaaaataaatactaagttgaaatcatttgatcacatagttgtttgtcaaaatttatctaaatctaaatcggccttgaaatcggttcattatagtttgaacaaatgatataaatttatcttgatCTAAAAACCAACCTTGAAAACTGATTTTGTGATGATTGAATTATATACTgatcatatatacatacatgaTAGCATCTATTAGATCAAACATGGATTAGTAAATTGTTAGATCATACACATATCATGAACTGATCATTTCCATGCATCCGCTTGTCATATAGTCTTATTAAAACTGAGCATGCATACATATAATAGATCATTCTAATCATGgggcatttaaaataaaatctaaattggttcatattgcttgcatctaattagattaaatctgttatttttttaaggttaagcatgtttgtttaatttgaaaacataaaccaGCTTTGAAACCGATTGATTGAAAATCTAATTGAATTTATTCTAGacatatcctgaaaattataaaattttcttgtcttGGTTTACCCTGTAAAAGGGGGAAGGAATCGGTTTTTGCTTTATGATCTTTAAAAACCAAATATCCTCATGCATTAGGAATCACATATAGATTGTTTAAGTCCAATGCTTAGTTCTAAACATGCATTCAGCTATTTCTTGATCCATGCATTTGCTTGATTTCATCCATCTTGCttgatctcatttaataaaatgatgattgatCCTTATTCAAATTCTAAAGGGCCTTAATACCCTATATAGATAATCAATccaatttgaattataattaaaaggattactagatgcaatgatcaattgatcattctcATACTAAGATTTCTTAAGCAAATAGATTATATGATTTGGGGGAAAGCcttattgaaatcatatacATTGATTTATTCTATTGCTTACATAGAATTCTGAGTGCTTGAATTACTCGTTAAATATTCAGATATCAAGATTTGAACCCTCAGATTactctgccctaaatctctctggagataattacctagAATGGGTAAAGAATACTCTTGTTGCCCTGAGATCCAGAGGACTCGGACAATGCATCAATGAGTACAATGATATCAGTGACAGTGAAAGGCATAGAGCTATAACGATTATTcgttatcatctcactgaggaattAAGAGACATGTATCTCCATgttgaggatccttgtgacctttgGTTACAGTTAAGGAAAAGGTTCAAACTGGTATCGTGGCAAAAGGCCAACCATGAATGAGAGATCCTCAGATTCCAGGATTTTGAATCTGTGGACAAATATAATTCTGCTCTGATGGATATTGcttatagtcttgaactatgtggtgaaaggataacatattattctttattatataagacatactccacattccatccaaaggatgTGATGTTGCTACACACGGCTAAGAAGTTCACCACTTATAATGACCTTTTGTCATATCTTTTGGCTTCTGAACAAAAAAAGCAGAAAATCAAAGACACCATCAACAGATTTGACaagcttcagaaaagatacattgagctAAAGAATAATGAGATGAGGCCTTCTATAGCTGATGAAGCTGAAGTTGAGCGCCATATGGCAACACATGCATTGTGAAGgccatattatataattgtcttttgacattctcattttcatgtttcgtgagtttatgtttcatgaattgctttgatactttgctttatacacgacttcattaataaaatgaattactttgagttcatcattatcttattcaaactgttgtttgataagaaactaTATCTATATGCCTTTATTGTgccaagataaatatgattgaggattaataccccaactcacttttccaaagagttcaaagaagcCTTTGACAAATGGCATAACATGCTCTGCCATCCAGGCTCAGTTATAAAATACTCTTGAATTCAACTGGAcattccttgaaagaaaggaaaagaagctCGACCAAGGCTTTGCCTAAATGGCATTATATTCACCCTATAAGGTCCAttgaattaagaagaaaaaatggtttccaacaatggacaaaagggaataagagtacctaaattaaaatcgcctaagtggtcgagactacatTCTCTATTGATGTAGTGATCAATATGATATTAGGCAAATAGCCAGGGCAATCATGTTTGATTAACCCACAAAATTTATCACTTAGATGACATTACCATACTTAGCTATTCGGATTATGatgcaaatatttaaaagggCACAAATGTTATCCCATAAGATCTCACGTGTGTGCAATATATCTATGCACAAAGGAAtttattgtcccaagcaccacgaatttaagtatgttcatgagggggagtgaggacaaatccCATGATACATGACCATACTAAAATCCGTGAAACATGGTCCACAACCATATTACATATTGGTTGAATTTGATATAAAGACCCATTACCTATAAGGTTCAaattctaaaagtccatatgcttggggacaccatgagttataaaagaatgaacctgcatcaggccatagtaattatatcaggccatataagtgatcaTAGATATTCCCACCTCAGACTGATACGGGTCATGAGTCCAGACATATATCATCTTAAGATATTATGAAAGaatccaccacaaatatatgtgccatctaagatcatgtgatcttagaatctcataaagaggattgagaatatatgttggatatatattatgaatatactttctccataagtttaaaagaaacctTGAGCCAAAATAGGTGATCTAATTATAGACCAAGTAACAAGGATTACATAAGGCTTAT
The window above is part of the Brassica napus cultivar Da-Ae chromosome C8, Da-Ae, whole genome shotgun sequence genome. Proteins encoded here:
- the LOC106416041 gene encoding ubiquitin-conjugating enzyme E2 variant 1A, with the translated sequence MSSEEAKVVVPRNFRLLEELERGEKGIGDGTVSYGMDDADDIYMQSWTGTILGPHNTVYEGKIFQLKLFCGKEYPESPPTVRFQTRINMACVNPETGVVEPTLLPMLANWRREYTMEDILIKLKKEMMTSHNRKLAQPPEGTEEARPDPKGPAKCCVM